ATATAGAACAGAAAAGATAGCAACTGAAGCAAGAGAAGATCAATTTGAATTTAGAGATGCAGAATGAAGCATCTATTGTTGAAGGAGTaggacttcttcttcttcttttatatttttattttttatttttttactttgtgAGAAATTAAATTCAGGTTAATTTTCAGCGTCATTGGACTAGTGAGCTGTAAATTTCACCTAGTTAGACACATATTGTAGGCTTATGAAGCAAGCTTCATAACACAATTTTTGGAAGACACTAGAAGTATGAAACCAGCCTGATTGAAAAGAAATACAATAAACTTCTGTTCATTTGTCAATTGTTTGTGTTGAAATAAGTTTGTTTCCATGTAGGATTGCTGTAGTCAAAGTGGTTGAAATTATTTCAGGTTTGGTACATCAATCTTGAGAAGTACAAGGATGCAAAAAGTCAAAGCCGCATGAAGCATTTTGTTCCCCCTCTTTCTCAGCATGTGCTTCAGTGCATGTCAAGGGTGGGCAGGGGAAGGGGTGGCTGTATGCATGTGGTATTCCTATTTTAAAACTGGCAGTAGGAGATTGAATTTTGCCCATTTGGGAAAATCTTATACTAAGTTGATTTCATTGTTGATCACTTCAAAATTTCTTTGTATTTTTCCTTCTGATAATCACAGATATGTTGTGGATTTACGCTCAGTATTTTTTTCCCCATAGGAAATCTTCTATCCAATTGTTTGTGTAGTTTTTGAGTGTCTATAAAAGTTTGTTTTGTTATGAGGTTTTAAACAAAGGATAAGGTTGGCATAACTTATGTTATCTTCATGAGTGATTATAGTTTGCCCAGTTGTTAAAAATTGATCAGTAAACATTTTGGATTCATTAGTGAATCAATGATAAACTATCTTTTGTATTATTGAAGGTGCTCAATATATTCAATTGTTGTTTGTTGCCTCTGTGTTTATACTTTGCTTTATAAgctttcatattatttttactttaaatcaTTTGCTGGTTTAAACTTCTATATTGCACAGAATTCTACGTTAGATTCTTGTGAACTCTTTATGAGACTTGTTTCTTGCAGTACAGCTGGTCATAATTGTAGATCTTGTCTGGAATCACTCTTATGACCACCCTAATACgagtatttattttttgtattatacTTTGCAACttcttgttatttatttatttattttattatttttgcatgTGGCAGGCTTTAGATATTTCTATGGGCAAAGCCAATTAGTATTCCCATTCATTTGATGCAAAATCTCCTGATTGTTCTACCATTGAGATGTCTAAAGCTAACAATCAGATTAATTTTCCTGTTTCATCTTATTTCGAGGCACATCTCTTCCTAGATCTACATGATTTGATCTTCTATGAAGTCCATCCAAGACATGAGAGTTCACTTGGACTCTCCCAAGGAAAACTGACTCTTGGCTTATATGCTGCAGGCGTAATAAGTAGTTAATTGATCTAAAGGGAAATAAAGGTTGCTGTCTGGGGCTGATCTTATTTATAACAGTTCCTAATTTCCTATAGTTTGTCTCTGGTATTGTGTATTTTaatgaaagaaagaaggaaagaaagagaaaaacttaAGAATTCATAATCGAAGAAATTCAGTAGAATAACTAACTGGAGACTTTTGTATAAGCTGCAGGACACGTCATGGATCTTATGAGCTGTCAGGCTGCTGGAATGTTCGGCATGTGCAGGATTCAGGATATTTGTGGAATTCAATGACTAATGGCTACAGTAACCTGTGAAACTGATTTTAAGATGGAGTAAATGGAATTTTCCttgtaatgataaaattaatgggACCTATATCCACGTTATTACAGAAGCTTCTCTTTCAATGCTGTTGGGATACCTTTCTCATTTATGTTCAGCAAGATGATGAGCTTGGGCGCAACATATTTCTTGTGACAAAAAGGATATGGTTCCTTTGGAAGTGAAACCAGAATTTTATCTCACTAAATTGATGGTATTTTGCATCATCATCCACCatcaaaggaaaataaaaaggaagaaatttATGCATCTTTTTCTTACTTTTTGCTGGAAAGGGGAAAGCATGACATCCAATCTGTTCTTCTTTTGAGctacttttcttttcctctcaaGTCTTAGATTGAAGCATTTCATTCTTATGTTACATAAAGAAACATTAATTGACAATGGTATTGGTCATCCTGCTATACACGTGTCCCACAAAAGTCATTGTTTTTCAAGAAATGGTGTGCATTTTTCCTGAGATGAAAGCTACCTTAAGCACCAAATTGACTTTGTTGCACCTTTTCATATTTGTATTTGAGCATCCTGTTTTAACACAAAATCAGAAAGGCCATAATTTATATGGGCTCTTTAAGTGGGTTACTAATTCATTGGAGAGGCCAGAGGCTTTGAAAATATTATATCTATATTTCCCACTAACTAGGGATAATTTGTAATGGGAGGTTGACATTGAGACCCAATAACAAGGGTTGCTTATTTCTTTAAGTCAACTTTGATTAATGGCCATTTTTCATCTGAGTTTCAAATGACCATTAATCCATCATGGAAGTGGTGGAAATTTCCCCTTGGGTACTGGGGAGGGTCAAAACAGTAAGTAATTAAGACATGTTATTGGATGTGGCTGACATCTGATACTTGTTGCTAGTAGCTAATTAATGTTAAGCATTAGCAAAATTTTATTGCTTTAGTCTCCATCCTTAGATTGGAGAAATTTTACAATACAACAATtgtataatgattttattatgttTATTGATCAAAGTAGATTTATGCAGGTCCTACCGTATCAATGTCAATGTCTAACATCTAACCCTTAGACATACAAGGGTTGTTTTGTAAAGTTTTTCCTTGGATGGGGCAAAGTTGCCTAGTTTAGATAAATCCTTAATTGCAAGATTACCTTTAAAGGAAAGCATTCAAGGAAATTACAAATTGAATGCTTTATATTCTAGCTATTTTCTGGACGAAATGatgcataatattttttaatctattttctTATTTCCTTTTTCAGGTTAACCTATTAATCCCCTTTAAGGTATTTGTCAAACTGAAACTTGAATCTCAGGTATGCCACACAGTTTTTCCTATTTTGAGTTACTTGTAAAAAAACCTGAAACTAGACATATGGTTGGAAAGAAATGAAACTATCGCTTTCCCCTTAAAAGAAAAGAGCAAAAAGGAAAGAGGAAAGAAAACAAAAGCAAGGGGGAATGCCAAAAATTATTTGTGGCGGTACATGCAGAGTTGGGTTTCCATAACAAGTGACAACTCACCTGATTCACAAGCTGTGGCCTGTATTTGCTGCTAACAACTTAAATATCTACGTGTTCTTTCTTGCTCATCAACCAGGGACACACATTGTTTAGATTTTGATGCATCTAGTAATTAGTTTTCCAAGGAAAATTTTCCAGGGCCATACATCTCATTCTCATTGGGGTCATAATCTCTCTATATCCATTTTCTTATCAATACAGTAGACCTCTTCTGGCTTTGTCACTATCTTCTTGATCTCAATGCAATTGGTAAATTGGGTATCTACAGTTTTTTCTAATGGCCTCAGATTCTTCAGATTACAATTATAATTAGCTTCATTTTTTTATCTGATTTCTGGGAATTTGAGCATGTAATAGTTCAGAAGTAATTAAGTCATTTATTATAAGAGATGAAATCAatggaaaagaataaaaaataaaggaagaagaagacaaTTTAAGGAAAATATCGAAGAATTTCACTTGCCTTTACCTTTTTGTGCAAGTTGTTTATGTCCACTGGGTATGAAAAGGAAAGGTACCTGGCTTTTTGTGAGATAAATTCTAGTTTATCCACAAAAGAGAGGACCTCACTTGAGGTTGTGTTTGGATGGATGATTTTAGAtttaaatactaaatttaaaatttaaaactcgtAAAGAATTTTTAAgtcttaaattcatttttttggTTAAGATGGATTtgaatttcaataatatagttaaaattattattttaaattcctttttttgatatttaaattgatatatttttaaatgtttactgaaatttatttcttgattaaatataaattcattgGTTCGAATTCATAAATCCAAACGCAGCACTAAAAGAattcgaattttttttttttattggattAGTCATTTTCTCCACTATAGCCCCACCAGCAACATGCTTCAACATTATTTCATGTATTGCAATGACTTTTCAATTTGAAAAATAGAAATATAAtcaaatcataattttttttttataaaaattatgtttatttttttaatactttctccctcaatttttatattaatttaatatataaaaaaatttcatgcatacttaaatatatatatttattaaaaactttattttatttacataaaatcTATTTGAATGCGAAGTTTCATGTTTTGCGAAATGAAAAATTGTGTTTTTCAATATGataaaagaaaacatgaaaaataatcatttcaatattttttattctctttataaaatttaaaaaatagaaattttattttttatttttgacttAGATATAGAACCAAGAAAAAAGAGAGCCTGAAAGGAAGACTTCAGTTTATTGTTTAGAATGGCAAGGAAAATGGAAAAAAACGATCCAAGTTTCTAGCTATAGTATGAAAAACTTGAGTGCAGCTGTAGAGATTTTCGCTGCATCTAAGGATTCTTCTCCAACCTTAGCCCATATATCACATGTATAGATAGATTTACATGAACACAAATCCAGCAAACCAAGAGCCATCTGTTCGTAGTATCAGAAGAAGAAAATTAGTCACACGAGACCTTCATTTTAAGTCCTCCAAAACCTGAGTTTTGTCCCTCTACTCCTTTTGTCTCAGTCAGTTAACTTGCTAACTTGATCTATGGTCTACATGCCGACATTTTAAGAATTTTCATTAAAGTTTATGGATCGAGACGCAGCAGCAGGATTTGCCAGCAGTATCGGAGAGGTTTCAGCAACATGTTTCctttcatcagtctttggttgGAAGGCCTTGAACAGTCCTTCCCCAGTGAAAGATTCATTCTTGATTCCAAGAGTTGCCCATATGGAACTTCTTGCAGCTTCAGTTGGGTCATCAATCCTTAGAATTTTGGGAACTAAAATACATCCATTTTTAAGCTTTGTTGGCTGCTCTTCTTTCTCAAAATCGTCTAACTTAAGTGTGTACCTATCTCTCGAGTGCTTTCCCAAAGTAGAATTATTACCAGAGGGAGCCCTTTgatttgatgaagaagaagatgattgcGGAGACAACAAAGGGGTGTTCCAAATACCACAATTCCAGAAGTGAGGATAAAATGACATTGGAAATCCTGGTGGGCAAAAAGGTGGAGGGAGCAATGCAGAATTCCAGGGAACACCAGGGAGACATGGGAGTGGAGAAGCAAAGCCATTGATGCTCTGCATAAGAGGTTCTCGCGAGCAAGTCGCACCTCCTTCCTCCATTGAATTGGAAACGGTCACAGAAGATCCACTTGAACAATCATCACCATTTTCTCTACCTTTGAAAGGAACTGGAATCCTCTGTTCTTCCAAATTATGAAAGCCATTCAGAACCCTCTTATCAGCAAGATTTAATACAGAAACCATGGAATCACATATTGGTGCATCCAAGCCAAAGCTAAGGACTCTACCATTAGTTTTCAGTGCAGGGTTGTGTGTTCCATTAGGAGCTTCAATCCGAGCAGCTTGCAGCACCTCAGAAATGGTCATGTGACGATAATGAGAGGCAGAGTTCTTGTTCTTGCGACGTCCAGCGCCCACCGGGACATTCCTCATGGTACCACCAGCAGTCCAATATCTCTGACAGGCTTTGCAGAAATGGCGCGGTTGGTTGACATTGTAATTGTTAAAGTAACAAAATTTGGTATCCATGCTTTTGCACCGCGGGCATGGAAGTATTTTGTCAGGCTTCTTGAGGATTTTCTCTTGCGGGGTGCTTGCATAATTCTGTTCTTTCTCTGTTTCGGAACTCTTTGATTTTGCAGATTCTTCATTGATAGAAGGTGTTTTGGGGTTCGCATTAGTTTCTGGATCTGCAGACTCCTCTGCGCCCAGCAGTGGAACGTTATTTTCTTCTGCTGTATCAGGGACTATCCTCGCTGGAATATCCTGAAATTTAACATTGTTTCTTACTTAATCAGTATTCAGCGTTGAACCAGCAAGAACAAGTCAAAGG
This Manihot esculenta cultivar AM560-2 chromosome 6, M.esculenta_v8, whole genome shotgun sequence DNA region includes the following protein-coding sequences:
- the LOC110616631 gene encoding cyclic dof factor 3; protein product: MREDATTEPAIKLFGKKITLNTDGQPPLISADDLPSLERVEVVEEDDEKAEKDIPARIVPDTAEENNVPLLGAEESADPETNANPKTPSINEESAKSKSSETEKEQNYASTPQEKILKKPDKILPCPRCKSMDTKFCYFNNYNVNQPRHFCKACQRYWTAGGTMRNVPVGAGRRKNKNSASHYRHMTISEVLQAARIEAPNGTHNPALKTNGRVLSFGLDAPICDSMVSVLNLADKRVLNGFHNLEEQRIPVPFKGRENGDDCSSGSSVTVSNSMEEGGATCSREPLMQSINGFASPLPCLPGVPWNSALLPPPFCPPGFPMSFYPHFWNCGIWNTPLLSPQSSSSSSNQRAPSGNNSTLGKHSRDRYTLKLDDFEKEEQPTKLKNGCILVPKILRIDDPTEAARSSIWATLGIKNESFTGEGLFKAFQPKTDERKHVAETSPILLANPAAASRSINFNENS